One segment of Poecile atricapillus isolate bPoeAtr1 chromosome 5, bPoeAtr1.hap1, whole genome shotgun sequence DNA contains the following:
- the C5H21orf58 gene encoding uncharacterized protein C21orf58 homolog gives MADPSVLDHLTRLKLKLLEKRLENEQENLEKMEMSLPAARNRPQDMLQSALMKRKDLLQELREQHLLEELSQPLSPAGGHCHDHRAALPQVYQIPFPASQVEPPRIIQQAMPTQPATIIQQLPQPSPLVTQVLPAQPSAAPGPGSIKEDMVEMMLIQNAQMHQIMMQNMMLKALPPTVLTQLGGASSALPQHTQQDLQLAAPLAMKADRPKPPVVHHHHHYPPTEVFPVTPRGFLSTSPAQHWTASSAQPMWPTY, from the exons ATGGCAGATCCTTCAGTGTTGGATCACCTGACACGACTGAAACTCAAACTCCTAGAAAAG AGACTAGAAAATGAACAGGAGAACCTAGAGAAGATGGAGATGTCTCTCCCAGCAGCAA GGAACAGACCTCAGGACATGCTCCAAAGTGCCCTGATGAAAAGGAAAGATCTGCTGCAGGAGCTTAGG GAGCAACACCTTCTGGAAGAGCTTTCACAGCCACTTTCACCAGCTGGGGGACACTGCCATGACCACAGAGCTGCCCTCCCACAAGTCTACCAGatcccttttccagcttcccaagtGGAGCCACCAAGGATTATCCAGCAGGCA aTGCCAACTCAACCTGCCACCATCATCCAGCAGTTGCCCCAGCCATCCCCTCTGGTCACGCAGgttctgccagcccagccctctgcagcccctggccctgggAGCATTAAAGAAG ATATGGTGGAGATGATGCTGATCCAGAATGCTCAGATGCACCAGATCATGATGCAAAACATGATGCTGAAGGCTCTGCCACCAACGGTGCTCACACAGCTTGGGGgagccagctctgccctgccccagcacacGCAGCAG GACCTGCAGCTCGCTGCTCCCCTGGCCATGAAAGCAGACAGGCCCAAGCCACCTGTGgtgcaccaccaccaccattaCCCTCCCACAGAGGTgttcccagtgacccccagaggTTTCCTGTCCACATCCCCTGCACAGCACTGGACTGCAAGCTCTGCCCAGCCTAT GTGGCCTACATACTGA